The genomic interval ATAAGAGTGCCTTGTGAATAATGAAGTTTTCGTTGGAAGGGGCGCGTATGTGTGATGGCCCAGACCCCCGCCCAACCACCATCATACATACGCGCCCTTTCCATAAAAAGTTATATAAATTCAAATCTAAATAAATTTACTTGCAATATGGGATACAAAATTCTTCTTGTTGAAGATGATGAATTTCTTTCAGATATTTATTCTACAAAGTTCCGTAATGCAGGATTTGAGGTTGATGTAGCCAAAGATGGTGCATCCGGTTTGCAGAAAGTACGAGAGGAGAAACCGAACGCTGTGCTTTTAGATATAGTCATGCCGCGCATGGATGGGTTTGAGGTGTTGCACTCAATTCGTCAGATTTCGGATCTTGCAGGGGTAAAAGTCGTTATGCTGAGTAATCTTGGTCAGCAAGAGGACGTAGAAAAAGGTATGAAGCTAGGCGCCGACGCATACATTATAAAAGCGCACAATACGCCTACGGAAGTTGTGGCAAAGGTAAAAGAATTGCTTAACGCATCAGCCCGAGGCTGATCCCCGCCAGAGGCGGACAGGCCCGCCAGAGGCGGGCAGGCGCCTTGGGCGGAAAATATAAAATATCAATCTTATGCCAAAAAGTATAGTTAATTATGACGCGACAGTAAAAGAGCTTTTACAGATTGCTGCCAGGCAAGAAGCATCTGATTTGCATATTTCCGTTGGT from Candidatus Spechtbacteria bacterium carries:
- a CDS encoding response regulator gives rise to the protein MGYKILLVEDDEFLSDIYSTKFRNAGFEVDVAKDGASGLQKVREEKPNAVLLDIVMPRMDGFEVLHSIRQISDLAGVKVVMLSNLGQQEDVEKGMKLGADAYIIKAHNTPTEVVAKVKELLNASARG